A genomic stretch from Deinococcus radiotolerans includes:
- a CDS encoding DUF503 domain-containing protein, with the protein MALGYVGVLTIRVEMPWVASLKEKRALVRPVVERLKVRFPLTVARLDGLDAHDWEVIGVATLSNDYGWVEETLRMAADYIAKEGPYRVTSEHIEITPLGPDEDE; encoded by the coding sequence GTGGCCCTGGGGTACGTGGGCGTCCTGACCATCCGTGTCGAGATGCCCTGGGTGGCCAGCCTGAAAGAGAAACGCGCCCTGGTCCGCCCGGTCGTCGAGCGCCTCAAGGTCCGCTTTCCCCTGACGGTCGCCCGGCTTGACGGTCTGGACGCCCACGACTGGGAGGTGATCGGCGTGGCGACCCTCAGCAACGACTACGGCTGGGTGGAGGAGACGCTGCGCATGGCCGCCGACTACATCGCCAAGGAAGGCCCGTACCGCGTGACCAGCGAGCACATCGAGATCACGCCCCTGGGCCCCGACGAGGACGAGTAG
- a CDS encoding heavy-metal-associated domain-containing protein → MTNTATRVLLGVRGMNRDAGLTVAQALSALPGVVKATPDEGQLEVHYDPSQLTVMDLVRAIRRQGFLAGMI, encoded by the coding sequence ATGACCAACACCGCCACCCGCGTGCTGCTGGGCGTACGCGGCATGAACCGTGACGCCGGACTCACCGTCGCCCAGGCGCTCAGCGCGCTGCCCGGCGTCGTGAAAGCCACCCCCGATGAGGGCCAGCTGGAAGTTCACTACGATCCCTCGCAGCTGACCGTCATGGACCTCGTGCGTGCCATCCGCCGTCAGGGTTTCCTGGCCGGCATGATCTGA
- a CDS encoding DUF1999 domain-containing protein, translating to MRYRTFTEPDYAAIQALDLAVQRAADPAFDTLPERERDGRVHSSLPALKFYERSEHSFVAELDGTLHGFVFAQSVWQGDRPIVLIRTLSLHPAAPAETAEGLLHAAVKSAYDTAVYEIHYPVTPVLRAAATAEGAVLTGAYAVTHLGTRAQTAPGERLGTLPGQGA from the coding sequence ATGCGCTACCGCACCTTCACCGAACCTGACTACGCGGCCATTCAGGCCCTGGACCTGGCCGTGCAGCGCGCCGCTGACCCGGCCTTCGACACCCTGCCGGAACGTGAACGCGACGGCCGCGTGCACTCCAGCCTCCCGGCCCTGAAGTTCTACGAGCGCAGCGAGCACTCCTTCGTCGCGGAGCTGGACGGCACCCTGCACGGCTTCGTGTTCGCGCAGTCCGTGTGGCAGGGGGACCGGCCCATCGTGCTGATCCGCACCCTGAGTCTGCACCCGGCGGCCCCCGCCGAGACGGCCGAGGGCCTGCTGCACGCGGCGGTCAAGAGTGCGTACGACACCGCCGTGTACGAGATCCATTATCCGGTGACCCCGGTCCTGCGCGCCGCCGCGACCGCCGAGGGGGCCGTCCTGACCGGCGCGTACGCCGTCACGCATCTGGGGACCCGCGCGCAGACGGCCCCCGGTGAACGGCTGGGCACCCTACCCGGGCAGGGCGCATAA
- a CDS encoding ribokinase has product MSVLVVGSVNADLTVRTARIPRPGETVLGGDAVTSPGGKGANQAVAAARAGATVRLIGAVGQDAFRDVALRGLHAAGVDLSGLRTLEAPTGLALITVSASGENAITVASGANAHVTPAHLPPDLSGVTHLLLQQELPPEVTLHAARQARAAGVPVLLNAAPTRPLPGELLEQVTHLIVNEHELTALHPEGGTLERQAASILPRGPQAVTVTLGAQGSLTVTPRGTHRLAAHPVQATDTTGAGDTFCGVLAARLAAGDDLPGALRAAGIAGALACTRPGAQDAMPTWAEVDEVLQAGR; this is encoded by the coding sequence ATGAGCGTTCTGGTGGTTGGTAGCGTCAATGCGGATCTCACGGTGCGGACCGCCCGCATTCCCCGCCCGGGCGAGACGGTCCTGGGCGGAGACGCCGTCACCTCGCCCGGCGGGAAGGGCGCGAACCAGGCGGTGGCCGCCGCGCGGGCAGGCGCGACCGTCCGCCTGATCGGCGCGGTCGGTCAGGACGCCTTCCGGGACGTGGCCCTGCGCGGCCTGCACGCCGCGGGCGTGGACCTCAGTGGGCTGCGCACGCTGGAGGCGCCCACCGGGCTGGCCCTGATCACGGTGTCCGCCAGTGGGGAGAACGCCATCACGGTCGCCAGCGGCGCGAACGCGCACGTCACGCCCGCCCACCTGCCGCCCGATCTGAGTGGCGTGACGCACCTGCTGCTGCAACAGGAACTGCCGCCCGAGGTGACCCTGCACGCCGCCCGTCAGGCCCGCGCCGCCGGCGTGCCGGTGCTGCTGAACGCCGCGCCCACCCGCCCGCTGCCGGGTGAACTTCTGGAGCAGGTCACGCACCTGATCGTGAACGAGCACGAACTGACCGCCCTGCACCCCGAGGGCGGCACGCTGGAACGGCAGGCGGCGTCCATCCTGCCGCGCGGCCCGCAGGCCGTGACGGTCACGCTGGGCGCGCAGGGCAGCCTGACCGTCACGCCGCGCGGCACGCACCGCCTGGCCGCTCACCCGGTGCAGGCCACCGACACGACCGGCGCGGGCGACACCTTCTGCGGCGTGCTCGCTGCGCGCCTGGCCGCCGGGGATGACCTGCCCGGCGCGCTGCGGGCCGCCGGGATCGCGGGCGCGCTGGCCTGCACCCGCCCCGGCGCGCAGGACGCCATGCCCACCTGGGCTGAGGTCGACGAGGTGCTTCAGGCCGGACGTTGA
- a CDS encoding long-chain-fatty-acid--CoA ligase — protein MTQPPLPQPWLAHYEAGVPRTFRPSGLTLPELLERTTRKYPDRTALSFVGAHTSYRELWQQVQRFASGLQKMGVQPGDRVSIMLPNTPQFVVAFYGTLLAGAVAVNTSPMYTPSELEHQLQDSGSDTLVILDSFYPRYAEIQGRVNVKRVLVTGVQDALSFPKNLLYPVKARREGTWVPVPYGERVLSMRKVIESQTPNPAPVPLTPGDVALLQYTGGTTGVPKGAMLTHANLVANCEQARSWMTDLREGQEITLAAIPFFHVYGMTVAMNLSMLIGATIVLIPNPRDLTMILKAVQHTRATLFPAVPTLYNAINNHPDTPKFDLTSIRACISGSAPLLNETARRFREITNGANLVEGYGLTEASPITHVNPIYGEQLEGSIGLPVPGVDAIVAGDDGQPVPDGQVGELWVAGPQVMTGYWQKPDETAKTLVEAHGRTWLMTGDMATMDEQGYFRIVDRKKDLIIAGGFNIYPREVEEALMSHPAVLEAAAVGVPDAYRGESVHAVVALKPGATATDADIISHCRALLSAYKVPRSVEFRTELPKTAAMKILRRQLAQEAREARAAKSA, from the coding sequence ATGACGCAACCTCCCCTCCCCCAGCCCTGGCTCGCCCACTACGAGGCCGGCGTGCCCCGCACCTTCCGGCCCAGCGGCCTGACCCTGCCCGAACTGCTGGAACGCACCACCCGCAAGTACCCCGACCGCACCGCCCTGAGCTTCGTCGGCGCGCACACCAGCTACCGCGAACTGTGGCAGCAGGTCCAGCGCTTCGCGTCCGGCCTTCAGAAGATGGGCGTGCAGCCCGGCGACCGCGTGTCCATCATGCTGCCCAACACCCCGCAGTTCGTGGTGGCCTTCTACGGCACGCTGCTCGCGGGCGCGGTCGCGGTGAACACCAGCCCCATGTATACGCCCAGCGAACTGGAGCACCAGCTTCAGGACAGCGGCAGCGACACCCTGGTCATCCTGGACAGCTTCTACCCCCGCTACGCCGAGATTCAGGGCCGCGTGAACGTCAAGCGGGTCCTCGTGACCGGCGTGCAGGACGCCCTGAGCTTCCCCAAGAACCTCCTCTACCCCGTGAAGGCCAGACGGGAAGGCACCTGGGTGCCCGTGCCGTACGGCGAGCGCGTGCTGTCCATGCGCAAGGTCATCGAGTCCCAGACGCCCAATCCCGCCCCCGTGCCCCTGACGCCGGGCGACGTGGCGCTGCTCCAGTACACCGGCGGCACCACAGGCGTCCCCAAGGGCGCCATGCTCACGCACGCGAACCTCGTCGCGAACTGCGAGCAGGCGCGCAGCTGGATGACCGACCTGCGCGAGGGCCAGGAGATCACGCTGGCCGCCATTCCGTTCTTCCACGTGTATGGCATGACGGTCGCCATGAACCTCAGCATGCTGATTGGCGCGACCATCGTCCTGATCCCTAACCCCCGCGACCTGACCATGATCCTGAAGGCCGTGCAGCACACCCGCGCAACCCTCTTCCCCGCGGTGCCCACGCTGTACAACGCCATCAACAACCACCCGGACACGCCCAAGTTCGACCTGACCAGCATCCGCGCCTGCATCAGCGGCAGCGCGCCCCTGCTGAACGAGACCGCGCGGCGCTTCCGGGAGATCACGAACGGCGCGAACCTCGTCGAAGGCTACGGCCTGACCGAGGCCAGCCCCATCACGCACGTCAACCCCATCTACGGCGAGCAGCTGGAGGGCAGCATCGGCCTGCCCGTGCCCGGCGTGGACGCCATCGTCGCCGGGGACGACGGCCAGCCCGTCCCGGACGGACAGGTCGGGGAACTGTGGGTGGCTGGGCCGCAGGTCATGACCGGCTACTGGCAGAAACCCGACGAGACCGCCAAGACCCTCGTGGAGGCGCACGGCCGCACGTGGCTGATGACCGGCGACATGGCCACCATGGACGAGCAGGGGTACTTCCGGATCGTGGACCGCAAGAAGGACCTGATCATTGCCGGTGGGTTCAACATCTACCCCCGCGAGGTGGAAGAAGCCCTGATGAGCCACCCGGCCGTGCTGGAAGCCGCCGCCGTGGGCGTCCCCGACGCGTACCGCGGCGAGAGCGTGCACGCGGTCGTGGCCCTGAAGCCCGGCGCGACCGCCACGGACGCGGACATCATCAGCCACTGCCGCGCCCTGCTCAGCGCGTACAAGGTGCCCCGCAGCGTGGAATTCCGCACGGAGCTGCCCAAGACGGCCGCCATGAAGATCCTGCGCCGCCAGCTGGCCCAAGAAGCCCGCGAGGCCCGGGCCGCCAAGAGCGCCTGA
- the tsaD gene encoding tRNA (adenosine(37)-N6)-threonylcarbamoyltransferase complex transferase subunit TsaD, with the protein MTDRPLPLRILGIDTSCDDTGVGIVALTPDGQVSVLANRVWSQAVHAQYGGVMPELASREHVERIDQIMEDALREAGLRVEDIGAVAATSGPGLVGALLVGLMYGKGFAQALNVPFHAAHHLEGHIFAAASEAQLSAPFLALVVSGGHTHLFDVPRDGEYVLVGATRDDAAGEAFDKVARLAGLGYPGGPAISEAATRGNPQAVPFKEPLKGQSGFDFSFSGLKTAALLAHRGGATPDDLAASFQRAAVQTLVNTTVRAAHATGRTTLVVSGGVAANRALRDAFAATGLHVVFPGKGLNTDNGAMIALAGAAAIQAGRPASTLDGGATAYAPLATT; encoded by the coding sequence ATGACTGACCGCCCCCTGCCGCTGCGCATCCTGGGAATCGACACGTCCTGCGACGACACGGGCGTCGGGATCGTGGCACTCACGCCGGATGGGCAGGTGTCGGTCCTGGCGAACCGGGTGTGGTCGCAGGCGGTGCACGCGCAGTACGGGGGCGTCATGCCGGAACTCGCCAGCCGCGAGCACGTGGAACGCATCGACCAGATCATGGAAGACGCCCTGCGCGAGGCGGGCCTGCGCGTGGAGGACATCGGCGCGGTCGCCGCGACCTCCGGGCCCGGCCTGGTGGGCGCGCTGCTGGTGGGCCTGATGTACGGCAAGGGCTTCGCGCAGGCACTGAACGTGCCGTTCCACGCCGCGCACCACCTGGAGGGTCACATCTTCGCGGCGGCCAGCGAGGCCCAGCTCAGCGCGCCGTTCCTGGCGCTGGTCGTCAGCGGCGGGCACACGCACCTGTTCGACGTGCCCCGAGACGGCGAGTACGTGCTGGTCGGCGCGACCCGCGACGACGCGGCGGGCGAGGCGTTCGACAAGGTCGCGCGGCTCGCGGGCCTGGGGTACCCGGGCGGCCCGGCCATCAGTGAGGCGGCCACGCGCGGCAACCCGCAGGCCGTGCCGTTCAAGGAACCCCTGAAGGGCCAGAGCGGCTTCGATTTCAGTTTCAGCGGCCTGAAGACGGCGGCGCTCCTGGCGCACCGCGGCGGGGCCACGCCCGACGATCTCGCGGCGAGCTTCCAGCGGGCCGCGGTGCAGACGCTGGTGAACACCACGGTCCGCGCCGCGCACGCCACCGGGCGCACCACGCTGGTCGTGTCGGGCGGCGTGGCCGCGAACCGCGCGCTGCGCGACGCGTTCGCCGCGACCGGCCTGCACGTGGTGTTCCCCGGCAAGGGCCTGAATACCGACAACGGCGCCATGATCGCGCTGGCGGGCGCGGCGGCCATCCAGGCGGGTCGGCCCGCCAGTACCCTGGACGGCGGCGCGACCGCGTACGCGCCCCTCGCCACCACCTGA
- a CDS encoding ABC transporter permease has product MTAGPLPQTGAAAQAPAIPRRGGIGLGGAFTIAWRAIVGTPLRSVLTALGVIIGVAAVVALTAIGQGSTAGVTKNLESLGTNLLTVQSARGGGGGSLVRAGPRQTITVADAEALATAFPDRVAGVAPSVNSNLQAKVGSNNAQVSVVGTWPAYETVRNSPVETGTYFTDADVSGRKRVAVIGHQTLLDLFGDGTDGSAAPEQALGQKVRLGSVTFTVSGVLPDKGNSGFGNANSQVLIPLSTYLQRFSRTNSAGGQPTVSTVYLQATDAKDLTGLQTDVTDLLMTRHDLTDPDSLDFQVQNQADSLASLNSITNTLTLFVGAIAGISLLVGGIGIMNIMLVSVTERTREIGVRKALGARPRDILTQFLVEASLLSIGGGVIGMLLGVALAFGGKALNITPVFSLPPMLIAFAFSALVGVFFGYYPAARAARLDPVDSLRYE; this is encoded by the coding sequence GTGACCGCAGGTCCCCTCCCGCAGACCGGTGCGGCCGCCCAGGCCCCTGCCATCCCCCGGCGCGGTGGGATCGGCCTGGGCGGCGCGTTCACCATCGCGTGGCGCGCCATCGTCGGCACGCCGCTGCGCTCGGTGCTGACCGCGCTGGGCGTCATCATCGGCGTGGCTGCCGTCGTCGCGCTGACCGCCATTGGGCAGGGCAGCACCGCCGGGGTCACGAAAAATTTGGAGAGCCTCGGCACGAACCTCCTGACCGTGCAGAGCGCCCGGGGTGGGGGCGGCGGAAGCCTCGTGCGCGCCGGACCCCGCCAGACGATTACCGTCGCGGACGCTGAGGCGCTGGCCACCGCCTTCCCGGACCGGGTGGCGGGCGTCGCGCCCAGCGTGAACAGCAACCTGCAGGCCAAGGTCGGCTCGAACAACGCCCAGGTCAGCGTCGTGGGCACCTGGCCCGCCTATGAAACGGTGCGCAACAGCCCCGTCGAGACCGGCACGTACTTCACGGATGCAGACGTCAGCGGCAGGAAACGCGTCGCCGTGATCGGCCACCAGACCCTGCTCGACCTGTTCGGCGACGGCACCGACGGCAGCGCTGCGCCGGAGCAGGCCCTCGGGCAGAAGGTCCGGCTGGGCAGCGTCACCTTCACTGTCAGCGGCGTCCTGCCCGACAAGGGCAACAGCGGCTTCGGGAACGCCAACAGCCAGGTCCTGATTCCCCTCAGCACGTACCTGCAACGCTTCTCCCGCACGAACAGCGCCGGCGGGCAGCCCACCGTCAGCACCGTCTACCTGCAGGCCACCGACGCGAAGGACCTGACAGGACTCCAGACCGACGTCACCGACCTGCTCATGACCCGCCACGACCTGACCGATCCGGACAGCCTGGACTTCCAGGTGCAGAACCAGGCGGACAGCCTCGCCAGCCTGAACTCCATCACGAACACCCTCACCCTGTTCGTCGGCGCCATCGCGGGCATCAGCCTGCTCGTCGGCGGCATCGGGATCATGAACATCATGCTCGTCTCGGTCACCGAACGCACCCGCGAGATCGGCGTGCGCAAGGCCCTCGGCGCCCGGCCCCGCGACATCCTCACGCAGTTCCTCGTGGAAGCCAGCCTGCTGTCCATCGGCGGCGGCGTGATCGGCATGCTCCTCGGCGTCGCCCTGGCCTTCGGCGGGAAGGCCCTGAACATCACGCCCGTCTTCAGCCTGCCGCCCATGCTGATCGCCTTCGCGTTCAGTGCCCTGGTCGGCGTGTTCTTCGGCTACTACCCCGCCGCGCGCGCCGCCCGCCTCGACCCCGTCGATTCCCTCAGGTACGAGTAA
- a CDS encoding ABC transporter ATP-binding protein, whose protein sequence is MTTPQVTPVLPVPDLAPAVVDLRGIRKVYAQGDVIFEALRGVDVQILPGEMVALMGPSGSGKTTLMQIIGLLDRPSEGGYWLGGRDVTTLSENERAGARNLEIGFVFQAFHLLPRLNLVENVEVPLTYAGVPPRERRERAMQVLARVGLADKARNLPSQISGGQKQRVAVARALAGRPRLLLADEPTGNLDTRTSEEVMGLFSDLHAEGTTVVLVTHEDDIGAYAGRVIRVRDGLIESDRRQTPRRGLGGHP, encoded by the coding sequence ATGACCACGCCGCAGGTCACCCCAGTCCTCCCCGTACCCGACCTCGCCCCGGCAGTCGTGGACCTGCGCGGCATCCGCAAGGTGTACGCGCAGGGCGACGTGATCTTCGAGGCCCTCCGGGGCGTGGACGTGCAGATCCTGCCGGGCGAGATGGTCGCCCTGATGGGCCCCTCGGGCAGCGGCAAGACCACCCTGATGCAGATCATCGGCCTGCTCGACCGGCCCAGCGAGGGCGGGTACTGGCTGGGCGGGCGGGATGTCACGACGCTGAGCGAGAACGAACGCGCCGGAGCCCGCAATCTGGAGATCGGGTTCGTGTTCCAGGCATTCCACCTGCTGCCCCGCCTGAACCTCGTCGAGAACGTCGAGGTGCCCCTCACGTACGCCGGGGTGCCCCCCCGCGAGCGGCGCGAGCGGGCCATGCAGGTCCTAGCGCGCGTGGGCCTGGCCGACAAGGCCCGCAACCTCCCCAGCCAGATCAGCGGCGGGCAGAAACAGCGCGTCGCGGTCGCCCGTGCGCTGGCCGGGCGCCCCCGCCTGTTGCTGGCGGACGAACCCACCGGGAACCTCGACACCCGCACCAGCGAGGAGGTCATGGGGCTGTTCAGCGACCTGCACGCCGAGGGCACCACCGTCGTCCTGGTCACGCACGAGGACGACATCGGCGCGTACGCCGGGCGGGTCATCCGTGTGCGTGACGGCCTGATCGAGAGTGACCGCCGCCAGACGCCCCGGCGTGGCCTGGGGGGCCACCCGTGA
- a CDS encoding efflux RND transporter periplasmic adaptor subunit: MTTTSPARPAAPRRRWPWVLGGLLLVGAATGGVLYTRSHSAQTTVAAPTTTTSRAQPGVVRVSVSGPGTLEAAQTRTVGADLTATVGAVPAVGERVTKGQLITTLSSDSVEQNVQTAQLNLDKARASLDAARASQASSAAQRASSVVSARGSVTQAEQSLADAQRTLSGQQQLAAIGALSASALADAQSAVTKAQQSVDSARASLSSALTQQQTGASTDAQNLRSQALAVQQAQDSLDAAAQDRTDLKVYAPISGVVSTVTATEGAVVTSGASILTLIDDTTLNLPVQIDETEIAGVKVGQRADVTLDAFDGQTFSGKVVRVSPGATQSSGISVFTATVQLANPDGQLRAGMTAEAEIVQSEAQGLLVPSKAVQTVRGRSYVQTPAAAAGAEPERVRVQTGATDGTNTIVTDGLTPGQEVVVPGAARRAGTSGTGSQGGGQTNRQGGFGGAPGGFPGGAP, encoded by the coding sequence GTGACGACCACCAGCCCCGCCCGGCCCGCCGCGCCGCGCCGCCGCTGGCCGTGGGTGCTCGGGGGCCTGCTGCTGGTTGGTGCAGCCACCGGGGGCGTCCTGTACACCCGCAGTCACAGCGCGCAGACCACCGTGGCGGCCCCCACGACCACCACCAGCCGCGCGCAGCCGGGCGTCGTCCGGGTGTCCGTCAGCGGACCCGGCACGCTGGAAGCCGCGCAGACCCGCACGGTCGGCGCGGACCTGACCGCCACCGTCGGCGCCGTGCCCGCCGTAGGTGAACGCGTCACGAAGGGGCAACTGATCACCACCCTGAGCAGCGACAGTGTCGAGCAGAACGTGCAGACGGCCCAGCTGAACCTCGACAAGGCCCGCGCCAGCCTGGACGCTGCGCGGGCCAGTCAGGCCAGCAGCGCCGCGCAGCGCGCCAGCAGCGTCGTCAGCGCCCGGGGCAGCGTCACGCAGGCCGAGCAGAGCCTCGCCGACGCGCAGCGCACCCTCAGTGGCCAGCAGCAGCTCGCGGCCATCGGCGCGCTCAGCGCCTCTGCGCTGGCCGACGCACAGTCGGCCGTGACGAAAGCCCAGCAGAGTGTGGACAGCGCCCGCGCCAGCCTGAGCAGCGCCCTGACGCAGCAGCAGACCGGCGCGAGCACCGACGCGCAGAACCTCCGCAGTCAGGCGCTCGCGGTGCAGCAGGCGCAGGACAGCCTGGACGCCGCCGCGCAGGACCGCACCGACCTGAAGGTGTACGCCCCGATCAGCGGCGTGGTCAGCACCGTCACCGCCACCGAGGGCGCCGTCGTCACCAGCGGCGCGAGCATCCTGACCCTGATCGACGACACCACCCTGAACCTCCCCGTGCAGATCGACGAGACCGAGATCGCGGGCGTGAAGGTCGGGCAGCGCGCCGACGTGACCCTCGACGCCTTCGACGGGCAGACCTTCAGCGGGAAGGTCGTGCGCGTCTCGCCCGGCGCCACCCAGAGCAGCGGCATCAGCGTGTTCACTGCCACCGTGCAGCTCGCCAACCCGGACGGGCAGTTGCGCGCCGGGATGACCGCCGAGGCGGAGATCGTCCAGAGCGAGGCCCAGGGCCTCCTCGTGCCCAGCAAGGCCGTGCAGACCGTGCGGGGCCGCAGCTACGTGCAGACCCCCGCCGCCGCGGCGGGCGCGGAGCCCGAACGGGTGCGCGTGCAGACCGGCGCGACCGACGGCACGAACACCATCGTCACGGATGGCCTGACCCCCGGGCAGGAGGTCGTCGTGCCCGGCGCAGCCCGCCGCGCGGGCACCTCCGGCACCGGCAGCCAGGGCGGCGGCCAGACCAATCGCCAGGGCGGGTTCGGCGGCGCGCCCGGCGGCTTCCCCGGGGGCGCTCCATGA
- a CDS encoding TolC family protein, translating to MTHARTRLLTLGLALLVAPAAHAQTTLSAGSAVTAALNSSSDVRTAQANLDKAQAASRAAQADPSTLVAAKLSASNAEKLSQAGLRAAKLGALQGAISAYTALLEAQENVELQTLQVQVDTKSVQVAQVKLGIGNATTLDVTNAQNTLAASTQTLADARAQVNLAAAKLGTLTGLGSSVRAGSAITAPKLSATLAALQGGLGNLSSLISAANDVASATLNVKLADNDFTPARTLQDAKTALANAQRSQDSAQKTAGQTLASAYQAAQNASELQQVALSREAAAQKTYTQDSARLRSGTISAVELQATQLTLKKAQYSRLQAQNNVTEALAALSVAAGQNLTGIGGAL from the coding sequence ATGACGCACGCCCGCACCCGACTGCTCACCCTCGGCCTCGCCCTGCTCGTGGCCCCCGCCGCGCATGCCCAGACCACCCTCAGCGCGGGCAGTGCCGTTACCGCCGCGCTAAACAGCAGCAGTGACGTCCGCACCGCCCAGGCGAACCTCGACAAGGCCCAGGCGGCCAGCCGCGCCGCGCAGGCCGACCCCAGCACCCTGGTTGCCGCGAAACTGAGCGCCAGCAACGCCGAGAAGCTCTCGCAGGCGGGGCTGCGCGCCGCGAAACTCGGCGCGCTGCAAGGGGCCATCAGCGCGTACACGGCCCTGCTGGAAGCGCAGGAGAACGTCGAACTCCAGACGCTTCAGGTGCAGGTGGACACCAAGAGCGTGCAGGTGGCGCAGGTGAAGCTCGGTATCGGGAACGCCACCACCCTGGACGTCACGAACGCGCAGAACACCCTGGCCGCCAGCACCCAGACCCTCGCCGACGCCCGCGCGCAGGTGAACCTCGCCGCCGCAAAACTCGGCACCCTGACCGGTCTGGGCAGCAGTGTCCGCGCGGGCAGCGCCATCACCGCCCCCAAACTGAGCGCCACGCTGGCGGCCCTCCAGGGCGGCCTGGGGAACCTCAGCAGCCTGATCAGCGCTGCGAACGACGTCGCCAGCGCCACACTGAACGTGAAACTCGCCGACAACGACTTCACGCCCGCCCGGACCCTCCAGGACGCGAAAACCGCCCTGGCGAACGCGCAGCGTAGCCAGGACAGCGCTCAGAAGACGGCCGGGCAGACCCTCGCCAGTGCGTATCAGGCGGCGCAGAACGCCTCCGAACTTCAGCAGGTCGCCCTGAGCCGCGAGGCCGCCGCGCAGAAAACCTACACGCAGGACAGCGCGCGCCTCAGGAGCGGCACGATCAGCGCCGTCGAACTCCAGGCCACCCAGCTGACCCTCAAGAAAGCCCAATACAGCCGCCTGCAGGCGCAGAACAACGTCACCGAGGCCCTCGCGGCGCTGTCGGTCGCCGCCGGGCAGAACCTCACCGGCATCGGAGGCGCGCTGTGA
- a CDS encoding TolC family protein — translation MRRPPPSRLLTLALLLGAAHAQTAAQTAPPADLTLEQAYAQLAQAPGVTRAALSVQVAQQNLQAARAALGLTVSVSGSASYAGPTTTTASDGTSAAVNGSLSGTAGANVSLGLLPWSSGQSSLRASERSLALAQANLRDANLTTRLNVAQAYFSAVLATQDITLAGRTLDLRQRQLTVAQAQQAAGNATAETVLNAQSAVQAAQNSVTQAQASLDSARRTLDATLGSALGDVTFSTLPDATLTLPDLTALVARARASSSDVISAQNALASAQESLEADQRDARLPDLTASVGYGGGAAGTVSASLNLKQGTLGGSYSLPLGDRAGTGSNRLTASVSGSYVVYSPAQQAALSAAQAGVTQAQLSLTVAQQNAELDVRSRFVTVQTNLSAVQARAAQVQAAQLAVQTAQARLDAGTGTADDLAAAALTLAQAERDLLSARITAQLSLTQLLNAAGGPQ, via the coding sequence ATGAGACGCCCTCCACCGTCCCGCCTGCTCACACTGGCCCTGCTGCTCGGCGCCGCCCACGCCCAGACGGCTGCACAGACGGCCCCACCTGCCGACCTCACCCTGGAGCAGGCGTACGCGCAGCTGGCCCAGGCGCCCGGCGTCACCCGCGCCGCGCTGAGCGTGCAGGTCGCGCAGCAGAACCTCCAGGCGGCCCGCGCGGCACTGGGCCTGACCGTCAGTGTCAGTGGCAGCGCCAGTTACGCCGGGCCGACGACCACCACGGCCAGTGACGGCACGAGCGCCGCTGTGAATGGCAGCCTGTCCGGCACGGCGGGCGCGAACGTCAGCCTGGGCCTGCTGCCCTGGTCAAGCGGGCAGAGCAGCCTGCGGGCGTCCGAACGGAGCCTCGCGCTGGCCCAGGCGAACCTGCGCGACGCGAACCTGACCACCCGGCTGAACGTCGCGCAGGCGTACTTCTCGGCGGTGCTCGCCACGCAGGACATCACGCTGGCGGGCCGCACACTGGACCTGAGGCAGCGGCAGCTGACGGTCGCGCAGGCGCAGCAGGCCGCCGGGAACGCCACCGCCGAGACCGTCCTGAATGCGCAGAGCGCCGTGCAGGCCGCGCAGAACAGCGTGACGCAGGCGCAGGCCAGTCTGGACAGCGCCCGCCGCACGCTGGACGCCACGCTGGGCAGCGCGCTGGGCGACGTGACCTTCAGCACGCTGCCGGACGCCACGCTGACCCTCCCGGACCTGACTGCACTGGTCGCCCGCGCCCGCGCGAGCAGCAGCGACGTGATCAGCGCCCAGAACGCCCTGGCCAGCGCGCAGGAAAGCCTGGAGGCCGACCAGCGTGACGCCCGCCTGCCCGACCTGACCGCCAGCGTCGGCTACGGCGGCGGGGCCGCCGGGACGGTCAGCGCCTCACTGAACCTCAAGCAGGGCACCCTGGGCGGCAGCTACAGCCTGCCGCTGGGGGACCGCGCGGGCACGGGCAGCAATCGCCTGACCGCCAGTGTCAGCGGCTCGTACGTCGTGTATTCCCCCGCGCAGCAGGCCGCGCTCAGTGCCGCGCAGGCGGGCGTCACGCAGGCGCAGCTGTCCCTGACCGTCGCGCAGCAGAACGCCGAACTCGACGTCCGCAGCCGTTTCGTGACGGTGCAGACCAACCTGAGCGCCGTGCAGGCCCGCGCCGCCCAGGTGCAGGCCGCGCAGTTGGCCGTGCAGACCGCCCAGGCCCGCCTGGACGCCGGCACTGGCACCGCCGACGACCTCGCCGCCGCCGCCCTGACCCTCGCGCAGGCGGAGCGCGACCTATTGTCCGCCCGCATCACCGCCCAGCTCAGCCTGACCCAGCTTCTCAACGCCGCCGGAGGCCCTCAATGA